The segment TTTAAACTACTTTCAGACAGACAGTCAGCAGGAACCTCCAAATTTTCAGACATTCTCTGTCATCTGTCTAATATTTCCACATCTTTCAATATAATTAGGaggaaagcaaaagagaagatGGTAGTTGGGACAATCCCCCAATAAGAGGATGAAATGTAATGCatcatcttctattttttttcccttctgaattGCCCTGGTCAAAAAGGTCCCTTCTCACCTTCCTATGGAATTGTAGGAGACTCTGGAGAGCCAAACCCTTTATTTTCTCCCCATTTTATCAAGCCACAAGTTAAAGTTCAAATCCGGGCCCCGGAACCCCAGCAGTTAACGTTAAGAGAGCCTTGTGGGAAAGGagcccacctcccacctctcccaGCAGCATTTACTGGTTTTTCATCCAGCCATATTGGTCCAGTTTAAAACACGGCTTCTCCATTAGTGTCACTTTAGATAAAgttgataggaaaaaaaatctgtcccaGTTCAAATCATGATTTCCAAGGACCCTAGAGATGAACAAGCCTCCCTCTGAATCTCACAAAGAGCTAGAAGGAGCTAAGGCGAACCCCACCTCATGCCCTCCTTACAGATGAGACAGTCAGGCCCCAGAAAGGGACAGGGCTGTCCATATGCCACTCAGCTACTGAGCTGCTGAATTACTTTATTCCTagagaaagactctgatgctgaggaaAGTGTGACAGCTCCTGCAGCAGCTGGGTCTGTGTCTCCAACagcaaagtgaaaataaacacatCTCTTGCTGGGCCATCATCTTAAACCACTGCTAAAAGAGGACTCAAAACTGCTCCTGATTCTTTCTTCCTGTTACATACTTCCATGAAAATCGACACATGGTCACTTCTTAGACTGTTGCTGTCAGCTCTCAAGTATTCTTAGCGCTGACCATTGTCTGCTACAGGGTTTCCAAATGCAGTAGCTGGGCAGCTCCTGGGTCCTTTAAATTTACAGCAGAGGGTGTTTAGTGGACCTGCAAACTCTTTCTGAGTTAGTAATTTGCtcagtaatcatcttttaatatcTTTACAATATGTTGAACCTAAACAGCAACACAGTGCCAAAAATTAGTTTAAAGAAAGCTTTCTCTTACTAAATTAAGTCCTGCCCCTTCCCTCTCAGTTTGCTACAAAGGAGGTACAGAAAACTGCACTGTCTGGGGCAAGCAgaatcagagaaaagaaagtgaaaaacctTTCACCTTATCCTGTTGCCCAGGTACCCCCTGGCTCCCCAGGAGTCACCCGCCTTCACCAGCCCGATGGTAGAGAAGAGGGTCAGGCCTGGAGGCAGAAGGGAGGGACAGCCTGCTTACCTTTCCGAGCCTGCTGGATGTACCTGGCCAGCAGCGCGCCCAGGTGTGCTCGGGGCTCGTCGTCCACCCTCGGCACCGCGCTCAGCTGCCTCCGGGGTGCCTCCTCCGCCTGCTGCGCCCGAGGGCCCGTGGGGTCCGCGTGAGGCATCGGCTGCGCCAGGGCGCCCGCCGCCAGGACCGCCATCAGCAAGCACAGGCACAGGCCGCGGTTCATGGCTGCGGGGAGCAGAGGGAAGGGGACGTGAACGAAAAGGTGGGGCATCCGTGGGCTCTTGAGGAGGGTCGGACACCCAAGGTACAGAGAAGGGGGCTCAGCCCAAAGGCGCGGGGCTCCGGATCCGCTAGGCAGGTGCCAGCATTTGGGAGCCGGTGACCCCAGCATGCGCGTTCGGGCGCACCGCGTTTCTCTTTGGGGTGAACCGCAGTCGGGGCCCGGGAGTGGTGTGGGGGACGGAGAGAGACCCTGTCCTCTGCCCTGTTTAGCAGAAGAAAtgtcttctgttttcctttaatttGAGGAAGTGTTACAGCGTCGTCTCTCTTCTCCTAACTGGAAAAACAAGAGATTAAAGACAGGTGAAAATTATCCGAAAGGGACTACTCCGTAGGAAAAATTAGAGCCTTGAAGAAAAGAGGCACCTTACCAGAGAGCTCAGACGCTTCAAATAGGGAAataaatggtgaaaaactgagaaGCACGGTTTAAAATATGAGACCAATACATAAAAGCCGTATTTTTCAAGTTTCCTCAAGGTGCGAATGGGAATTGGCAATGAACAACTATGTAAAACAGGCAGGGttttaaaataatcagaaatcTGCGCTCAGTCCTCCGGCGTCCGCCAAGCACCGCTGCGTTTTAGATCCGCGCAGATAAAACACTGGGATGGTTCTATCCCCCAAACCTTGAGTTTCCCCGcagtattcagaaaatgaatttaaattaaaaacctcTCGGTAGTTTATATGAAAAGATTGCAAAGTACACTGGACCGCTGTATAGTA is part of the Bubalus kerabau isolate K-KA32 ecotype Philippines breed swamp buffalo chromosome 20, PCC_UOA_SB_1v2, whole genome shotgun sequence genome and harbors:
- the CCK gene encoding cholecystokinin; this translates as MNRGLCLCLLMAVLAAGALAQPMPHADPTGPRAQQAEEAPRRQLSAVPRVDDEPRAHLGALLARYIQQARKAPSGRMSVIKNLQSLDPSHRISDRDYMGWMDFGRRSAEEFEYTS